The Stigmatella aurantiaca DW4/3-1 genome contains the following window.
GCGTCTCCAACCTCCTCAAGGTGCGCGCTTACCACCAGCTCCTGGCCGCCCAGCGGGACAGTGCGCTCGCCACGGTGGAGTTGCTGCGCCAGCAAGTCTTGCATGCGGATCGCCTGGCCACGCTGGGCACCCTGGCCGCCGGCGTCAGCCACGAGCTGAACAACATCGCTCAAGTGCTCCGCAGCGCCTTGGACACCAGCAGCGCGGATGATGACGGATGGGCCATCGCGGCGAATACGACCTCCAGGACGGTGCTCACCCATGTGGCCAACCACGTCACCGAGCTGTCGAGGACCCTCCTGCACATCGCCCGTCCTGCGGGGGGATCGACGCCCGAGATCGCCCTCGGCCAGACGCTGGAAGAGGTGCACAACATGCTCCGGATCACCGGGCGCATCCGCCATGCGGAGGTTTCCCTGGTCCTGCCCCAGGAACGCTGTGTCATCCGCGCCAGCCCTGTGCAGGCCCAGCAGGTGTTCCTCAACCTGATTGGCAACGCCGCGGACGCGGTGGTGTCCTCGAGCAGCCCCCGCATCGAGGCGGGCATCCGGCCCCAGCCTGGGGGACGGCTCGAAGCCTGGGTGCAGGACAACGGTCCGGGGATGTCCGAGGGCGTCCTCGCCCGCATCTTCGAGCCCTTTTTCACCACCAAGCCTCCGGGCCTCGGAACGGGCCTGGGCCTTCCCGTCGTCAAGCAGCTCGTCGAGTCCTGGGGGGGCCACATCCACGTCCAGAGCCGCCCGGGACAAGGCACGCGCGTGGTGCTCGATCTCCCGGCTGTCCAAGCAGCCTCCCCGTGAAGTCGCCCCTCCCAGGGGCCGGACTCACCGGGGGGAGCTGGGCTCACCGGGTACGCGCGCCCGATAGAGGATGTGCGGAGTGCTGTAGCCCGCGTCCAGCTCCACCGTCTCGTCCACCTCGAACCCTGCCTGCCGAAGCAGCGCCTGCAAGGTCTCTCTGGGCTTGAGGGCCAGGGCGCCCCCCGCCTTGGTCCTCCGCAGAAGCGTCACCATCACCCACTCCTGCGCAAGGCATTTGTAGTGCTTCCAGGAGCCGTCCCCTTCGGCCTCTTTCAGAAGAAGTGACCCCCCCGGACGCAGCAGGCGCCGCGCCGTGGAGAGGAACTCCAGCCAGCGCGCCTCTGGCAACAGATAGAGGACATCGCACACCACCGCGGCATCGAACTGGCCCTCGCGCTCCGCGGCGAGGCGCTCCACGGTGCCCACCTCGATGTGGACATTGGGCAGCCGTCCCGGTCCTGTCGCAGCCCACCTCACCTTGCGGGCATCCGGGTCCACGCCAAACACCTCGCGAGCCGGCTCCTCCAAGGCCAGCAGTGCCGAGAGCAACCCATGGCCGCATCCCACGTCCGCGACGGTGGCACCGGGGGGGACCCGGCGGGCGACGGCCTCCAGCGGGGCGGAGAAGGCGCGGGCTCGAACGTGGAAGCGCTCCGTGGCAGGCAACGCCGAGAACAACGCGAGAGCCCTTCCCAGAGACGCGCTCACGAGATGTACCGGTCCATCCCGAAAGCGGCGCTGAGGAAGACGAGCCCCACGGCGCTGACGGCCAGCAGCCCCCGGCGCAATCGCGGGCGATCCCGCAGCAGCAGAGCGAACGTCAGGAACAACGGGAAGGCAGAGAGCAGGTAACGCCCCATCCCCATGAAGTCCTTGGTGGACAGGGCGGGCAGCCCCACGATGGCGAGGGTGAAGACGGCATAACCCCACCCAAGCCGGCGGGCCGTGGGCCAGACCATGCCGAGCGCAAGGAAGGTGAGCAGCGCATGGGTGATGAATCGCCCCACCACCTCCGCGTTGTTCCCCGAAAAGAAGACGGCCTGGAACCAGGCCAGCTTGAGCCACGTGCGCCAGCCAGGGGCTTGATCCCACCCAGGAGAGCCCTGGGTCTC
Protein-coding sequences here:
- a CDS encoding sensor histidine kinase; the protein is MEQTASASGPPSGGQPPSTRQVLIADDDAASRKIAAALLAASDYRIRFATSGEETLAAVGEERPDLVLLDVMMPGLDGFEVCRRLRERLSGEYIPIILVTSLDGRSDVVQGLKAGADDFLHKPVHGAELRARVSNLLKVRAYHQLLAAQRDSALATVELLRQQVLHADRLATLGTLAAGVSHELNNIAQVLRSALDTSSADDDGWAIAANTTSRTVLTHVANHVTELSRTLLHIARPAGGSTPEIALGQTLEEVHNMLRITGRIRHAEVSLVLPQERCVIRASPVQAQQVFLNLIGNAADAVVSSSSPRIEAGIRPQPGGRLEAWVQDNGPGMSEGVLARIFEPFFTTKPPGLGTGLGLPVVKQLVESWGGHIHVQSRPGQGTRVVLDLPAVQAASP
- a CDS encoding class I SAM-dependent methyltransferase translates to MSASLGRALALFSALPATERFHVRARAFSAPLEAVARRVPPGATVADVGCGHGLLSALLALEEPAREVFGVDPDARKVRWAATGPGRLPNVHIEVGTVERLAAEREGQFDAAVVCDVLYLLPEARWLEFLSTARRLLRPGGSLLLKEAEGDGSWKHYKCLAQEWVMVTLLRRTKAGGALALKPRETLQALLRQAGFEVDETVELDAGYSTPHILYRARVPGEPSSPR